One window of the Cryptomeria japonica chromosome 7, Sugi_1.0, whole genome shotgun sequence genome contains the following:
- the LOC131049270 gene encoding glycosyl hydrolase 5 family protein, translated as MDLKTFVIFLAFLCVCSWPAASVRLLTKSRWIVDEESGGRVKLACVNLVSHLESMLTEGLNRQPLKYIANTVFSQGFNCVRLTWATFMVTKPEYQSLTVTSSLMSLNLSSAVDGIRANNPEFLDLSLIEALKRVAMGLGEAGLMVILDNQVSKPQWCCALHDGNAFFGDEYFDPQAWLLGLTTVASAFINVSAVVGMSLRNELRGPRSNLTDWYTYMQAGAAAVHAANPDVLVILSGLNYDADLKFLAAKPVNLLGFGNKIVYELHWYSFTDGNAWEKGNANDLCGSVTARINDHMAFVVRNSSTFSASPLFVSEFGIDQRGVSVKDNKYINCFLAFAADGDFEWALWTLQGSYYLRNKQPGFEETYGIFNARWDGLRNPVFVAKLKPLQQPFQVPFSSSQEAWYQIIYHPASGLCVAVSKGDLKLDSCDGHGLFAFKASEEALGLSDDSQCIAAQGEGQAPVLSGICNNPNSAWQIVSTSKLQIAVNGSIAMLCLDGRSSPLLLTSKCICLMDSGCGNDEALEMQWFKVISTNRKYISNSTTT; from the exons ATGGATTTGAAAACATTCGTAATTTTTCTTGCGTTCCTCTGTGTTTGCTCTTGGCCAGCGGCGTCTGTTCGTCTTTTGACGAAATCACGATGGATCGTGGATGAAGAAAGTGGCGGGAGGGTAAAGCTGGCATGCGTTAATCTGGTTTCACATCTTGAATCCATGCTCACGGAGGGGCTAAACCGCCAACCCCTAAAATACATTGCAAATACAGTATTTTCCCAGGGTTTCAACTGCGTGCGCCTTACTTGGGCCACATTCATGGTGACGAAGCCCGAGTATCAAAGTCTCACGGTCACATCGTCCTTGATGTCGCTGAATCTGAGCAGCGCAGTAGACGGAATAAGGGCAAACAATCCGGAGTTTCTGGATCTAAGCTTGATAGAAGCTTTAAAGAGAGTTGCGATGGGGCTTGGAGAGGCCGGACTAATGGTCATATTGGATAACCAG GTGAGTAAGCCTCAGTGGTGCTGTGCTCTCCATGATGGAAACGCCTTCTTCGGCGATGAGTATTTCGATCCACAGGCATGGCTGCTAGGGCTAACAACCGTAGCCTCGGCTTTCATTAATGTCAGTGCGGTTGTAGGCATGAGTCTGCGTAACGAACTTCGTGGCCCGAGATCGAATCTCACCGACTGGTACACATACATGCAGGCCGGTGCAGCGGCCGTCCACGCGGCAAATCCGGACGTGCTAGTCATTCTCTCGGGCCTCAATTATGACGCCGACTTGAAATTCCTGGCGGCGAAGCCTGTCAATTTGTTAGGGTTTGGCAACAAAATTGTGTACGAGTTACACTGGTATTCTTTTACCGATGGAAATGCTTGGGAAAAGGGAAATGCAAACGATCTTTGCGGATCTGTAACGGCACGGATCAACGATCATATGGCTTTCGTGGTCAGAAACAGCAGCACTTTTAGTGCCTCGCCGTTATTTGTCAGTGAATTCGGCATAGATCAGAGAGGAGTAAGCGTAAAAGACAACAAATATATTAACTGCTTTCTGGCATTTGCCGCCGACGGGGACTTTGAATGGGCGCTGTGGACGCTGCAGGGGAGCTATTATTTGCGCAACAAGCAGCCAGGGTTTGAAGAAACCTATGGCATTTTCAATGCCCGCTGGGACGGCCTCAGAAATCCAGTCTTTGTTGCAAAATTGAAGCCGCTTCAGCAGCCATTCCAGG TACCATTTTCTTCCTCGCAAGAAGCCTGGTACCAAATTATTTATCATCCGGCAAGCGGTCTTTGTGTAGCTGTGTCGAAAGGAGATCTGAAGCTCGATTCCTGCGACGGCCATGGATTGTTCGCTTTCAAAGCTTCGGAAGAAGCGCTGGGGCTCTCGGACGATTCACAGTGCATAGCAGCACAAGGGGAGGGACAAGCGCCTGTACTCTCTGGGATCTGCAATAACCCGAATTCAGCATGGCAGATCGTTTCAACTTCAAAGCTTCAAATTGCTGTCAATGGCAGCATTGCAATGCTGTGCTTGGATGGAAGATCGAGCCCACTACTGTTAACCAGCAAATGTATTTGCTTGATGGATTCTGGTTGTGGCAATGATGAGGCGCTGGAGATGCAGTGGTTCAAGGTCATTTCAACTAACAGAAAATACATCTCCAATAGTACTACTACTTGA